From Planococcus halocryophilus, the proteins below share one genomic window:
- a CDS encoding CDP-glycerol glycerophosphotransferase family protein, which translates to MSVELKEKGRLDALSVFFKVSAAYTLSLFTKKKDRKKIVLVGGNLGEKYEDNAAVYHKYLLNNHKEQVTAYWMYDPKTKYAKDQKIENAVPLGSFKNYLLFFQADYTFHGHSLLYDIAPAADKFLFLNRKTIITHISHGIEGFKKILIQKEDIPLLKRTDYFNCASQYEYNLKLHEWKMPEHKLIITGFPRFDRYLPQQPAKEVKNILMMMTWREWLFDLTKEEFIDSPYFKTTTGLLQHEGIQKLLAEHDIRLNIALHPFMKKFEGYFTNLPNVEQHVTFLDFNQQTISQSIDENDMLLTDITSVSWDFLYLNKPIIFYMFDQQEYLERRGAYLNMDTDLSGYKANSIDHVYDYLKKIVEEKITWNEWYPKATDYFDYFDQDNCKRLTHRVMNLQ; encoded by the coding sequence ATGAGTGTAGAGTTAAAGGAAAAAGGCCGTTTAGATGCCTTAAGTGTATTTTTTAAAGTGTCAGCTGCCTATACCCTGTCTTTGTTTACGAAAAAGAAAGACAGAAAGAAAATTGTTTTAGTGGGAGGAAATCTAGGGGAAAAATATGAAGATAATGCCGCAGTTTACCATAAATACTTACTTAACAACCATAAAGAACAAGTGACTGCTTACTGGATGTATGACCCGAAAACCAAGTATGCCAAAGATCAAAAAATCGAAAATGCGGTACCGCTTGGGAGCTTTAAAAACTACTTACTTTTTTTCCAAGCTGACTATACGTTTCATGGGCATTCTCTTCTTTACGATATCGCTCCAGCAGCGGATAAATTTCTTTTTCTTAACCGTAAAACAATCATTACTCACATTAGCCATGGTATTGAAGGGTTTAAGAAAATACTCATTCAAAAAGAAGATATTCCTTTATTAAAAAGAACCGATTATTTTAATTGTGCTTCTCAATATGAATACAACTTAAAGCTACATGAATGGAAAATGCCTGAACATAAATTGATTATCACAGGTTTTCCTCGTTTTGATCGCTATCTGCCTCAACAGCCCGCTAAAGAAGTTAAAAATATTTTGATGATGATGACTTGGCGTGAATGGCTATTTGACTTAACAAAAGAAGAGTTTATCGATAGTCCTTACTTTAAAACTACGACTGGTTTATTGCAGCATGAAGGCATTCAAAAACTGTTAGCAGAACATGACATTCGTTTAAATATTGCGCTACATCCTTTTATGAAAAAATTTGAAGGCTATTTTACAAATCTGCCTAACGTTGAACAACATGTTACATTCCTCGATTTCAATCAACAAACAATTTCGCAATCCATTGATGAAAACGATATGTTATTAACGGATATCACAAGTGTATCGTGGGATTTTCTTTACTTAAATAAACCGATTATTTTCTATATGTTTGACCAACAAGAATATTTAGAAAGACGCGGAGCCTATTTAAACATGGATACCGATCTATCTGGGTATAAAGCAAACTCTATCGACCACGTTTATGATTACTTGAAAAAAATAGTCGAAGAAAAAATCACTTGGAATGAATGGTACCCAAAAGCAACCGATTATTTCGATTATTTCGATCAAGACAATTGTAAACGTTTGACTCATCGTGTCATGAATTTACAATAG
- a CDS encoding exodeoxyribonuclease III, with protein sequence MKLISWNVNGLRAVMKKGFMDFFTEVNADVFCLQEIKLQEGQIEMDLPGYYTYWNYAHKKGYSGTAIFTKQKPLSIQYGLGLEELDTEGRIITLEFDNYYVITVYTPNSQHGLLRLDYRLLWEDAILSFVKALDNHKPVLLCGDLNVAHEEIDLRNPKANKKNSGFTLEERGKMTQFLEKGFVDTFRHFHPEEEGHYSWWSYRSNCREKNVGWRIDYFLASQRLVPALQSAKIHIDIWGSDHCPVELQVEC encoded by the coding sequence TTGAAGTTAATTTCGTGGAATGTTAACGGCCTTCGGGCAGTTATGAAAAAAGGTTTTATGGATTTTTTTACTGAAGTAAATGCGGATGTATTTTGTTTACAAGAAATAAAATTACAAGAAGGACAAATCGAAATGGACCTTCCTGGTTATTATACATATTGGAATTACGCTCACAAAAAAGGCTATTCAGGTACAGCGATTTTCACAAAACAAAAGCCGTTATCAATTCAATACGGATTGGGTTTAGAAGAGCTCGATACAGAAGGTCGAATCATTACACTGGAGTTTGATAATTATTATGTAATAACCGTTTATACACCAAACTCTCAGCATGGCTTGTTGCGTCTAGATTATCGATTGTTATGGGAAGATGCTATTTTGTCATTTGTAAAGGCGTTAGACAATCATAAGCCGGTACTATTATGTGGAGATTTAAACGTGGCACATGAAGAAATCGATTTGAGAAATCCAAAAGCCAATAAAAAGAATTCTGGCTTCACCCTGGAAGAACGTGGGAAGATGACGCAGTTTTTAGAAAAAGGATTTGTTGACACATTCCGTCATTTCCACCCTGAAGAAGAAGGACATTATTCTTGGTGGTCGTACCGCTCTAACTGCCGCGAGAAAAATGTAGGATGGCGAATCGATTATTTCTTAGCATCTCAACGATTGGTACCAGCACTTCAAAGTGCGAAAATACATATAGATATATGGGGTTCTGATCATTGCCCTGTCGAGTTACAAGTAGAATGTTAA
- a CDS encoding P-II family nitrogen regulator, which yields MILNHRLMIAIVKRGQSRDVIAAAKKAGVDGATIIYGEGIGRNEKPTFLGLPVTHEKDIILFALDGDSETAIAKAVSSAGSLGKSGHGLGFTIHLSKLLGVPHLSHRQDDRKRKRGLINLDSEITAFQLIVTIVNSGDSAAVVKAAAEAGAEGGTILNGRGTGVNEQQKFMNFTIDPEKDIVLTLIPNSYAEKVVKSIEEAIDLNAPGKGISFLIDVENVFGVNHSSLRS from the coding sequence ATGATTCTTAATCATAGATTAATGATCGCCATCGTTAAAAGAGGTCAATCACGCGATGTAATTGCTGCAGCAAAAAAAGCTGGAGTGGATGGGGCGACTATTATATACGGAGAAGGAATAGGAAGAAACGAAAAACCAACGTTTCTCGGCTTACCTGTAACTCACGAAAAAGATATTATTCTATTTGCATTAGATGGTGACAGTGAAACTGCTATAGCAAAAGCCGTATCTTCAGCTGGCAGCTTGGGTAAGTCTGGTCACGGTCTTGGATTTACAATTCATTTGAGTAAATTGCTCGGAGTACCCCACCTATCCCATCGTCAAGACGATCGGAAAAGAAAGAGAGGTTTAATCAATTTGGACTCTGAAATAACAGCTTTCCAACTAATTGTAACCATTGTAAATTCAGGGGATTCTGCAGCTGTTGTGAAAGCTGCTGCAGAAGCAGGTGCAGAAGGTGGCACCATCTTAAATGGCCGCGGTACAGGTGTTAACGAACAACAAAAATTTATGAACTTTACCATTGACCCTGAAAAAGACATCGTACTTACATTAATCCCCAATAGTTATGCTGAAAAAGTGGTCAAAAGTATTGAAGAGGCTATTGATTTGAACGCTCCTGGCAAAGGTATCTCTTTTTTAATTGATGTGGAAAATGTATTTGGCGTTAACCACTCTTCTTTAAGAAGTTAG
- a CDS encoding DUF1538 domain-containing protein encodes MNIQIFEGFQTVMLEVSIALLPLLVFFAAFQIFLLKLPKQRVLQVGLGFILTFFGLSFFIQGVHVGFMPIGTMIGERLGSRDYKWVLIPIGFVLGFSATFAEPAVSIMIDEVDQETGGYISRKMMLYTLSMGVGISIALSMLRILTGWSLWYFIIPGYLLAFILVFFSTQTFIGIAFDSGGVATGPMTVTFLVAVSVGISSVIKGSNPLTDGFGMIALVALTPIIAVLILGIIFTKKGGKTK; translated from the coding sequence GTGAACATCCAAATTTTCGAAGGATTTCAAACAGTCATGCTAGAAGTGAGTATTGCGCTACTTCCTTTGTTGGTGTTTTTTGCAGCTTTTCAAATCTTCTTATTAAAGTTACCTAAGCAACGCGTCCTGCAGGTGGGCCTTGGGTTTATTTTGACCTTTTTTGGTCTTTCTTTTTTTATCCAAGGAGTTCATGTCGGCTTTATGCCTATTGGAACAATGATTGGAGAAAGGCTTGGCAGTCGAGATTATAAGTGGGTCTTGATCCCGATTGGTTTTGTCCTTGGCTTTTCTGCTACTTTTGCTGAACCGGCAGTGAGTATTATGATAGATGAAGTCGACCAGGAAACGGGCGGTTATATTTCTCGGAAAATGATGCTTTACACGTTATCCATGGGAGTCGGCATTTCTATCGCCTTATCCATGTTACGAATTTTGACGGGTTGGTCGCTTTGGTATTTCATCATTCCTGGTTATTTATTGGCCTTTATACTGGTGTTTTTTTCAACCCAAACTTTTATTGGCATTGCTTTTGATTCAGGAGGAGTCGCAACCGGTCCTATGACAGTTACTTTTCTTGTTGCCGTTTCAGTAGGGATTTCATCTGTTATTAAAGGGAGTAACCCACTGACTGACGGTTTTGGCATGATTGCCCTTGTGGCTCTTACCCCAATCATCGCTGTACTTATATTAGGCATAATTTTCACTAAAAAAGGTGGGAAAACCAAATGA
- a CDS encoding MFS transporter, producing the protein MKKYSKEEKSWALYDWGSSAYSIIITTAVFPIYYKASATGAGVSLSDSTAYLGYTIAIFTFILAMIGPILGTIADYEGMKKRFFVAFFLLGTISTALLAFIPNENWLLMLICYVFAALGATGANLFYDAFIVDVTTEKRMNSVSSFGYGLGYIGSTIPFILSIAIILLSQNGVLPISVTIASRIAFLITAIWWIIFSIPMFRHVKQVYYIKREPRLVHQSFKRLGKTIREIRQYRALVLFLIAYFFYIDGVGTIIALSTAYGTDLGLDSSSLLIVLFVTQVVAAPFAILYGRLANRFTGKKMLYVGICVYIVICIYAFFLETITDFWILAMLVATSQGGIQALSRSYFGKLVPKENSNEFFGFYNIFGKFAAILGPLLVAVTSQITGKSNMGVFSLVVLFVIGLIVLSRVPEPKAHESIDEVSSV; encoded by the coding sequence ATGAAAAAGTATTCAAAAGAAGAAAAAAGCTGGGCATTATATGATTGGGGAAGTTCTGCTTATTCTATTATTATTACGACAGCTGTTTTCCCGATTTACTATAAAGCTTCAGCTACTGGAGCGGGTGTCAGTTTATCCGACTCTACAGCTTATTTAGGGTATACGATTGCGATCTTCACGTTCATATTAGCGATGATTGGACCTATATTAGGTACCATTGCTGATTACGAAGGCATGAAAAAGCGCTTTTTTGTTGCCTTCTTTTTATTAGGAACCATTTCAACAGCTCTACTCGCTTTTATACCAAACGAAAATTGGTTGTTGATGTTAATTTGTTATGTATTCGCTGCTCTTGGCGCGACCGGTGCTAATTTATTTTATGATGCATTTATTGTAGACGTGACGACAGAAAAACGTATGAACAGCGTCTCTTCTTTTGGTTACGGGTTGGGGTATATCGGCTCAACGATTCCATTTATCCTCTCAATCGCTATTATTCTATTGTCCCAAAATGGGGTACTGCCTATTTCGGTGACCATCGCTAGTCGAATCGCATTTTTAATCACTGCCATTTGGTGGATCATTTTCTCAATTCCGATGTTCCGTCACGTTAAACAAGTTTACTATATTAAACGAGAACCACGTCTTGTGCACCAGAGCTTTAAACGCCTAGGTAAAACAATCCGAGAAATTCGTCAATACCGCGCGTTAGTGTTATTCTTAATCGCTTATTTCTTTTATATTGATGGGGTCGGAACAATTATTGCCTTATCGACTGCTTATGGAACTGACTTAGGTTTGGATTCATCGAGCTTACTAATTGTCTTGTTTGTTACGCAAGTAGTGGCTGCTCCATTTGCCATTCTTTACGGTCGTTTGGCTAACCGATTTACAGGTAAAAAAATGCTTTATGTGGGAATTTGCGTTTATATTGTGATTTGCATTTACGCCTTTTTCCTCGAGACCATTACGGATTTTTGGATTCTTGCTATGCTTGTAGCAACGAGCCAAGGGGGTATTCAAGCACTTAGCCGTTCTTATTTCGGCAAACTTGTTCCGAAAGAAAATTCCAATGAATTTTTCGGCTTTTATAATATTTTTGGGAAGTTTGCCGCAATACTGGGACCGTTGCTTGTAGCCGTTACTTCTCAAATAACCGGCAAATCTAATATGGGCGTATTCAGCCTTGTTGTCTTGTTTGTGATCGGACTCATTGTCTTGTCCCGCGTACCGGAACCAAAAGCTCATGAATCCATAGATGAAGTATCAAGCGTGTAA